The Aethina tumida isolate Nest 87 chromosome 5, icAetTumi1.1, whole genome shotgun sequence genomic sequence actttttaaatatttacagttttcCTGAACTTATGGGTTCGATTCTTCACACTTCCATGAACAGGAAACCttccaattatttttgataccaCATGTTTTGATACAAGAACTGTTCACTTATAACTTTTTGCGATCTTGAATATGAATTATAGgccacaataatttatttaattttgtctggTAATGTATGTAACCGGATTGACCCGATACTCTGTATGCCTGAATGCTATCCtggcaaaatttaattataacgtaGATATCAACAAGAGCCAACCCTCCTAAACTAACCACTAAGAAACATGTTACTTGCGAAAACATGCTTATCACGCAgctaaattgttattgttattgtgtacctagtttgaatggagtatagtaAAAAGAacctacttgattttatattatacgaaaataactttttacatCTAAGTAAAGtgctaattaacaaattttattataaaagcagatataaaaccttaaatatttaatccacctttttatttgaaaaaagaacTAGAAGaggattaaaaatgtatacgcAGATATAAAAGTTCCTTTATGAATACACATAGAAACAATTTCCGCATAATATCATATTCATTTCATCCTGAAATGCAACCGTAACATTGTTTCTGCATTATTCCAAAGCACTTATTTATACGAAGAGATTTCAAACTCCACATAAAATACGACGCTTGATTTATTACGAAAGGTCAGGGCTTTCGATGCTCTATTTTTATCCGGCatgcattttacatttttataataccgcAACATAaacatgatatttttattaaatgcaaACCACTCCACTCCATCTCCATGAAAATATGAACCTGCATCACGATTTATCCACTTGAAATTCCTTTTGAAAGCGGtagctaaaaaataaaaatcaaccacattgaacatattattattgatgtttCTCGTCGTATTGAAATTGTGGGGAAATTACTGgcaatttcaaatcaatatcgCCGCAAACTACACATACCACAGTATGTAATGGTCATTTGTCGTATTAAAAATGGATGACGCCATATAATAACGCCAACGTTAACGATGGTCAACGAGTTTCGCATAACTTTACATCGAATTATGTTGGAAGTTCGACACTTTGCACCCGAAATGCAAACCGCAACCACCAATGCAAGCGCAAACTAATTTGAATGCCTTAATGGGATAAtacaaaattgacaaattacgTATTAATTTGCTGTGTTTGGTTAACGAAGACCTTATTGGCTTATTATTCTATTAGGaagaattatacaataatacaaCTCCGTAAAGAAAAACGCGACTGTTATTTGCAGATCGtatctttatttttcaatgctGTCTACCGAACACAGACTCGATATTCCATTGTTCCGGGAAACAGCCCCGGGACCTTAGCAACATTTCAGTTTCATCCCCGTTTCGATGGTTGTAGATccgtttaaaaatgtgtttactttttacatctctttatattcatttgtaatgtataaaaaatgttttattcactACTGTACCGATTTTATTACGATTTACTCCCATAAAATTACGAGCTTCAAAATTTCCTTTTGTATTCCGATGATACGAAAAAAGTTTATTCGACTGCGTTCgggttgtttgttttaattattctttttgtgAAGCTCATAAATTACATGtttgaaaatgtttcttttgttgttatcCATTTCTAATGTtacgaaaaaatgttttattcgaTTACATTctacaataattgtaaaacacttttattacagttttttgctTTAGTACACAATTTTATGAAGCTTGAAAATATTCCTTTAAGAATCATAATCTTGCCAGTTACaccctgaatatttttttatcctttTGAATTGTtaccaaaaatgttttattcgtCTACATTCTAATTGTAAAacgattttattacaaatttttgctttattatacatttttatgaaacttaTAAAACTATGTGCATAAAAATGTTCctttaagaataataattttgccaGTTACACCCTTGAATCCCTATTTGAAATGTTACCAAAAAGTGTAAAACGATTTTattaggtttttattttttattttaattacattttttacaaagcCCTGATTAAAAACGTCCCTTTTGTAATCATATTCTTTCCGGCGTCACCCTCGATTTTATGCTGAAAGCATGcaatgcaattaaattttaacaagttttCAGGAAGGCAAAACGACTGTACTCATATTCCAGATTGAGTTTGCAAGACAATCTCGTTTATGCATTTTTGGGGTGAATAAACCCGAcgtaaatatgaatttaccACTGCATCAAAcatgtattttgttattattgtaacaAGCCATTTCAAAATGTGACCGTTCGAGCTTTATTCATGAATGCATGCATGTTATGATTGTTATTCAATTTCTCcatcaattgttttaaatattttattgtacttttcaaattcattcctattttattttgtacacgTGGAACAAAACATTGGAAGCACAACAGCCTTTGTGAACtgttctgtaaatattttaaagtcagtaataacaatgtttagtatttcaatatttaattggatttaatttttattttacaacattttaaaactgaattgTTGATATGAACACATTGATGCAATACACGTAACAGTCcctttaacaatttttcaattaatttttaactgtattttaaatatacttttatgttttcaaattacatatttcaagggaagtaatttagaaaatcaattaatatatatttgaaaagattTCACCACTTTTATTGTCGTCCAACTAATtcacaaaatcaattaacatattgcatcaactttttaaaagaaCCCCAGACAATCATTGTACAAATTCCGCAACGCAGATCCACGTAGTGCAGTAGTGAGATGACCACCCGCCGACTCGGGCGCATTTCCCCCTGGCTATGCCGGATGCGAGCGTTCTGGCTCCAATGAACGAGAGATTGTTAGTTACAGGGTGGTGGCGGTGGTCGCGGGCAACTCGGACGCTGTAACGCTGAGCGGCCTCAAGGCGGACACCCAGTACCAAGTGACCGTTGCCGCCGTCTGGGCAGGCAAGAAGTACCGCAGCAGGCCCATCGTCTTCCGCACACTGGGTAAGAAAATGTCtttgaaaacatttcatttccgtttttattcatttttatctatttgcCTGGTTGGtgtttttgacagtttataaatgaactaaattaactgaaaatataataaaataaatgaacagaTACAATTAACACACTTTACATTGAAATATGTTACTGGTacgtgaaatatttattaataaaaataataccctgcagctaaaattaatattgtatgcagttatttatcaaataacagCAGTTTAAGCAATTATTGAACATTCAACTGCGGATTATTGTCTCATTCAAATATTGCGAtacatataaaacattaaatttcataaatgataaaactcatttaatactgaaacaataaagtaaaattaatttggactataaattcattttcacaCATTAAACcataaacacataaatcaCAATACACTATGTGTTAAGTAGGTTGCCTAACTTAGACTAGTTATTGTGCTGCCCCCCTTTGATAGTAGTTGAGAGTATCTCATaccaatgaataaatgaatattcatattaCGTTTCATCTGTTATTGACGTAGTGCGTCAACGGTATTCGTGGGCGAAACTAAAATAACATGAGAGTGACTCGATTGTGGGTAATTACAGCACTTGGCCTTTTATATCCTTTTTATAcgctataaatataattttcaacgtTTTCATTATGTTCTGTCAGTTCATTCCGGCTTACTTATTATTGTGggcattataaataaatttctggaGTTTTGCTGGCAAAGTTTtaattctcaatttttattcCGCCCCGTTATAATTAATCATCTTAAACTGTACTTAAAAAAGTTACTTGCAAAGTCATTGTGTATGTTTAACTTGGTTGTTTACTTCCAACTTCTGATGGAAACTTCTGGTGATTAAATTGAAGATCCACATTTAATTCGTAACACAGAAACAAAATGGGTTTTATATTTGCAACAAATTGGGTAAAAACAGTGACATGGGTCGTCTAGACTGAAAAATACACGCTTTAGCAAGGACGAACACcttaatatagatttattatgATATACACCCCATATATCAGTTTTATATACACAACAGTCAACGTCGCTTTACAATAGAGAAggtttattgttatataatacTCGTATTAAGCCAACGCTATTGCAAACTTGTTCAAAGCACGTTCCACAGTTCCCAGCAAACATGACAAATTTATGCCACCGTTACCAGAGGTGCAAaccatattaaaaacatatttcaccCTATTAAACTTCATCACATCCTCACCCAATACATTATAtaacgaaattaataaaagccattaataaatgttagttTTATAGATGTTGTATGATCGTTTAGAGTAGTGTTCGGTGTACGTTGAGGGCGAATTGAGCAAGCTTTCGAACTGTGCGTAGAGCATATGTGTGTTCCAGAGCCACCTCGGTCGTCCCCCCAGCAGGACCCGATGGCCTCCTTCCCCACGGAGCCCCCGACGCCTCCCCGGGAGCCCGTCCAGGCCCAGACGCCTGCCGACACCTTCGAATATCCCCAAACTAGTTCCACTGTAAGTACATTTCTTCGTCTcctttatttttctgtttttcgttcgcaaataaaaagtttgtttcaGTTGTATAGGAATGTAATTAACCCGAAATAAATTGGTAAACAGcaaataattgatttgattttatataaaccatattgatttttaaataattgcaatTGTGGTTTTGTAACGCATTTTCAgttaattgttgtaaaataatttcaacgtTGTGGTGTGTTGTAAATTCAATTGTCCAACGTAAACATCTAAATTATGGAATGTTAGTTGcctaatattaaatgaaataacgtGCTGCCCCCTGTTAACAAATTCAGTTCaccaaattgaattaattaaattcaagtgtaacatttttaattaaattaatttactgctTTGGGGAAACGGATTTGTTAAATGAATGATTGAAATATCTCGGCAAATCGGTTTAGTTGTTATTAAATGTACGATCTTATGAAGTTTAATGCGTTTCCTAATTTAGGTATTCCAATTTCATGccgattaaataattttaatttacattctaAACTATcgaaacaacaattaataaacgtAGCCCCAGAAAAGACATTCTCATGGAAAATAACGAATTTGCTTGCGTGCTGACAAACTGATTGCGCACTATCAAATACTTTCATCTATAATGAACGAACTTGTGTTGAGCAACTCTGTGCTtcgaaattaacatttaatttaaatatatatataaatcacTCAGTTATATAACAGCAActgttatttgttttattttaaacgagGTTTATTGGAGAATTTTATTAGTCGTtgttctgtaatttatgacacTGGAAATGTGTTGATGTTAAACTGTACCGTATCCAGCTTAAACAATACATTTCCTATACAATTGGATTCTCACCTGAACTATTACACTGTCGTGGAGCTTACAGAGTAGTCGTCGGGCATTTCCGTCTTTACAGGATGTTGTTTGaagtaatattaaagttgTAAATTAAACTGAGTGCTGCACAGTGGGATAACCACTACCAAAAATGTCttcctaaaaaattttttgagaTATGTAAAGAGCCAGAAGTACCACCAATATTTGGTGATTTTGTTCAgcaaatttaatgatattttattatgtgtaaGGTgatgtttattgatttaccAGTTTGGAGGTACCATAATCCAAATTCCTTTCGtttaccaaaaataataattccttCTTCATTTCTAGTATTCCaatgtttttaacaatttacacTAACTTTTTGACATTTTCATTGTTAATCTACTTAAAAACCATTGAATTTAAACGAGAAGATGCTTCTAGTGTATTTACCATTTCGGTTTGAATAACTTTCTTTCAGTAAGAATTTAATCAGTAtaccataataaaattgtttcatctGTTAAAACCTGTACACCAAGAAGATTCATCCCATGGTGCGCTCCTTTAACTGCTCCAGAAGGCAGTAGACTTTATTTGTACGTGCCTAGTGCCTCTCAAGCAAGCAAGTCTGAATCAGATTTTAGTACACGTCTATAACTAAGTTTTTGAGATCGGGCTAATGAAAGAAGTTTTATAGTTGATGCGGATAAATTCAGCAACGTTAATTTTTCGTTACTTCTAAACTTTGATGCAAGTACATTGTTTGTAATTAGGGTAAAGTTTCAACTTATTACCTTTCCGAACAGTAATTTATGTACCGCATTGTCAGCCAGTCAAATTTAAGCATTCAACGCCTAATTCCAGTTTGTCGTATGAGTAAATATTGGAATTGTAAATTGGGTGGTGCGCTCCAATAAACAGGAAATCAACTAACTTGTTTGCAGTCTATAAGCTGACAGAGGTTTCGGTGCATACACAACTTGTTGATGCGACATCACATTTCATGTCATCTGGAACAATGTGATTAAACTGTGACTCTCTATTTCAGGTTAGAGGCGTAGAAATAGGTATAGTTCTCCTGGTGCTGGTGGTGTGGATAGCGGCGATAGCGCTGTTCTTCAACCGCTGGGGCAAGATCCGAATGCTGTTGCCGTACCAACCGGACTATAAACAGGAACAGCTCAAAGTTCCGGGGACGGCGGCTTGTGCAGCTGCCGTCGCGTCCGGCAACACCTGCACGCACCATTCCGGTGACCACATCTGCCAACAGGTAAATATGACCctgtatttgttattattttgttgattattttttcattaggaCAATTGGATGGAGTGGTTATTTGCAGGGATGCGCAAAGTCTGATATGAAAATACAGAATTAACGAGTCGAGTTTATGCAACAATAATGTTCACATTATACGATTCACAACACcacataatacataaatgaATGTTTTTCAGTTGAAAAATTCAACGTTTTTTCGACCCCATGAAAGTTTAATGAGTGTTAAAATGGGTGGAAACAGTACGGGGATTTTT encodes the following:
- the LOC109601405 gene encoding uncharacterized protein LOC109601405 isoform X4; the protein is MFLLAAGILLLSTGLAGSMPGGPGVPENITVTFLNPTSVKVSWATSHENADKYDVTYKPTDASYRVVAVVAGNSDAVTLSGLKADTQYQVTVAAVWAGKKYRSRPIVFRTLEHMCVPEPPRSSPQQDPMASFPTEPPTPPREPVQAQTPADTFEYPQTSSTVRGVEIGIVLLVLVVWIAAIALFFNRWGKIRMLLPYQPDYKQEQLKVPGTAACAAAVASGNTCTHHSGDHICQQIHAQPPRSPRPRMNSAIFVSNSGPGFDSKEFFRRHGSVSRLCRKARSVDNISLDEQHFGLPTLSVSGPSPPEEDERDIEETERFLKD
- the LOC109601405 gene encoding uncharacterized protein LOC109601405 isoform X1, which produces MFLLAAGILLLSTGLAGSMPGGPGVPENITVTFLNPTSVKVSWATSHENADKYDVTYKPTDASYRVVAVVAGNSDAVTLSGLKADTQYQVTVAAVWAGKKYRSRPIVFRTLEHMCVPEPPRSSPQQDPMASFPTEPPTPPREPVQAQTPADTFEYPQTSSTVRGVEIGIVLLVLVVWIAAIALFFNRWGKIRMLLPYQPDYKQEQLKVPGTAACAAAVASGNTCTHHSGDHICQQENFIIREGGLQGQDHYLDNLKIHAQPPRSPRPRMNSAIFVSNSGPGFDSKEFFRRHGSVSRLCRKARSVDNISLDEQHFGLPTLSVSGPSPPEEDERDIEETERFLKD